From Pseudodesulfovibrio alkaliphilus:
CATCTGGCCGATACCCGTGACAATGGGAATCTCGACCCAGGGGTTGGCCGTGGAACGGTCGTCCGAGGGGAGGATGCCGATGGTCCGGCCACCCGCCTCGCGAGCGCCCCGGCACACACCCTCCATCACTCCGGCCAGCCCGCCGCAGACCACGACATAGCCGGCTCCTGCCAGCAGCCCGCCCAGTTCCACGGCGGCCGCATACAACTCGCGGCATTCACGGTCCTGTCCGCATCGGCCCGAGCCAACTACGGATACTTGCCTCATGCTCATGCCGGAGTACCTCCGAACCGTCACCAATGGCTTGATTTTTCTACACGCCTCGCGCCTTTTGGGCAAGCAGGAAACCGGAGTCGCCATGGAGGCTCCATTCCCTCTTCATAGCAGACCCGGACATTCCGGTCACGTCCCCTCGCACTGGGCTCCGCCACGACGCTGCATGGTCCGCCACAGCCTTTCGACCAGACGCAGCTGGTCTTCCCGCGAGGTGGCCCGGCCATCGATTTTGGCGTCCAGCACACGGGCGAGAATCGTGGTGTAGGCAGGGCCGGGCCGGATACCCAGCGTTTTGAGATCATCCCCGGTGACATCACTGGTTATGTCGCGCAACCTATTCAGGTATTGAGAGATATTACGACGAATGTGTTCCTTTTTACTGCGGGCCATGAGGAAGAGCACTCCCTCCAGCGGAATTGGCCTGAGAATGGCGCACAACCGGCTCAACCTGGAGCGGTCCTCGCGCCAACTCATGAGTTTCATGAGGGCTTCTCCTATCTGGTCGCGCAGAAGAATGAAATCGCGTTCCTCTCTGGCGGTGAGGCGCAACCTTGAGGTGATCTGGCCTATCTGATCGCGCTTGATGCCCATGGTCAGACCCAACAGATGGAGCTTCCAGGGCTCGGCCTCGGGCTTCTGGTAGAGGAGCTTGTACCAATTGTTGACCTTGACCAGTTCCATGAGCACCTGCATACGCTCGCCAGAAAGCTTGAGCAAAGGGTGGATGGCCTCAAGAATGCCCAGCTCCTGCATGCGGTTCAAGCAGGCCAGGGGATTCTCCTCGACCATGATCAGCTGCAATTCGTGCAGGATGCGTGTGCCCGAGAGCTTGCTGAAGAGATCAAGGCTTAAGGCATTCTTGATCAGGCGCAGGGTCTGGCCACCGATCTGGAAATCGAACCGTCGCTCAAAGCGGATGGCACGCAGGATGCGGGTCGGGTCTTCCACAAAGCTCAGGGAATGGAGGACACGGATGACCTTGTTCTTCATGTCCTGTTCCGCGCCGAAAAAGTCCACCAGCTGTCCGAAACGGCCCGGATTGATGCGCAGGGCCAGGGCATTGATGGTGAAATCGCGCCTGTACAGGTCCATTTTTATGGACGAGAGCTCCACCGTGGGCATGGCCGCCGGGTATTCATAGTATTCGAGCCGGGCAGTTGCCACATCCACACGCTGGCCGTCGGCCAGGATGACGACCGCGGTCTTGAACTTGACGTGGGCCTTGATCCTGCCGCCTAACAGATCGGCCATCCGCCGGGCATAGGCGATGGCATCGCCCTCCACCACGAGGTCGAGATCAGAGTTGGGACGCCCCAGGAGAATATCGCGCACGAATCCGCCCACGGCATATATCTCCCACCCCATATCCCGTCCCAGTTCGCCCGCCGTCTTGAGCAGGGCCAACATCTTCTTGGGCAACCGATTGCCGACCATAGGACCGATATTGCGCTCTCTGCGACGCTCGGGCAGCAGTGAATCCGGAATCCGGGCCGGTTCGTCGATGAGCATGTTCATGAGGTCTGTCCTGGTGATCACCCCGATCAATGTCTCGCCCTCGAGCACAGGCAGCATTCGCTGGCGTCTGCCGAGGATGATCTCCATGACACGGTACAGGTCGGCGCCCGCAGGCACGGTTTCGAACTTGCGGCTCATGTATTCGCTTAGGCCGAGCCGACCCAAACCATGGGAGAGGGCTTTATCCACCGTATGGTGAGATACGATGCCGACACATCGCATGGCGGCGTCCACCACAGGCACATCCTTGAGGCCGTAACGGGTCATCAGTTCCACGGCGTCGGCGATGGCCTTGTCGTCCTCGATAACCACGGGAGGGCGCGACATGAGACTTTCCACCACGATCTGAGGATTGATCTGGGAGTAGAGGAGGGCGAAGAGGTCGTCGCGCACCTCGGCGAGAGTCTTATCCTTAACCGTGGCCGAGGCGGCGGCGGCATGCCCCCCGCCGCCAAAGGAGGTGCATATCTGACCGACGCTGACATCCGGGTGCTTTGAGCGAGCCACGACATGGATGCGATCGCCCATGCGGCCGAGGGCAAAGACCACTTTGAGATTTTCCATGTCAATGAGCTTGTGAACCAACAAGGCGAAATCGGGCACGAACCTGTCTGTGGACAATTCGGTGATGACCACGTCCACACCGTGGATGTCGTGGGTGGTCGCGTTCTGGAGCAGCTCGCCAAGATGCGTCACCTGCTCGGCTGACAGTTCGCTCGAAAGCAGGTCAGTGATGACCTCGATGTCCATGCCCTGACCCTTGAGCCAGCCAGCGGCCTCGAAATCGTGCGGGGTGGTGGTGTTGAAACCGAAGGAGCCGGTGTCCTCGTAGATACCAAGGCCGAGGAGGGTGGCCTCCTCTCCGGTCAGGACGACGCTGCGTCTGCGCATCTCGTCCACGATGATGGCCGTGGTCGAACCCCAGTCCCGAACCACGCTCAGTTCGGCCGCAAGGTCGTCGTCAGTGTCCGGGTGATGGTCGTAGAGGTGGATGCGCAACCCCGGCCTGTCAAGGAGGGGGCGCACCTGGGGGATGCGCGAGCGTTGGCGCGTGTCCACCACCACCAGAAGCTCCACGGCATCAGGGTCGATGTCCTTGAACGCCTTGAAATTAAAAAGATAGGTGGTGCTTTGGATAAAGAAGTTACGCAGGCTTTTCTCCTGGCTGCCGGGAAAGATGAGCACCGCGCCAGGGTAGAGCTTGCTGGCCGCGACCATGGCGGCCAGAGCGTCGAAGTCCGCGTTGGCATGGGCCGTGATCACGGTCTTGGCGCGTATTTTGTCTTTTGCATTCATGGCCTTGCTCGTTTTTTCGATCACATGGAAGATCGCGGATGGAACTGCTGATGGATGGATTTGAGCCGACCAGCTTGGATATGGGTATAGATTTCCGTGGCAGTAATGTCCGAGTGGCCGAGGAGCAGTTGCACGGTGCGCAGATCGGCCCCGCCTTCAAGCAGATGGGTAGCAAAGGAATGACGGAAGGTGTGGGGCGAGATGCTTCGCCGGATACCCGCCTTGGCCGAGTAAGCCTTGATCAGCTTCCACACCCCCTGGCGCGTCAGCCCTTTGCCCGAGCGATTGAGAAACATGAAATCCGATGTCGGGCGAAAGGAGGGGCGTGTGGCGGACAGATACCGCCCTAGCACCTCCTGGGCCGTGTAATGGATAGGAACCAGCCGCTCCTTTGCCCCTTTGCCGAAGACACGGAGCAAACCTGTCTGGGCGTCGTAATCGAGAACCCGCATGCCGATCAGCTCAGAGACACGCAAGCCAGCGGCATAGAGCAATTCCAGCATGGCCCGGTCACGCATGCCAAGCGGCGTGAGGGTGTCAGGCAGGGCGATGATACGCGACACTTCCTCACGACTTAGAAATTCAGGAAGCTTTTTCGGAAGCTTAGGATTCTCAAGCAGGTGCCCGGGGTCCTCTCTGTACCATCGTTGATCCAAGGCGAAAGCAAAAAAGCCGCGCAACGACGACAGATGCCGGGCCAGAGACCGGCTCTGCAATCCCCGAGCGCGAAGATGAGTCAGGTAAAGAAACAAGGTGCGTTCGGTCAGGTCTTCGAGGCGGAACGACTTGTCTTTCAGGAAGCCGAGCAGGGAAGCGAGGTCGGCCGAATAGCCGGACAGGCTGTTTTCGGACAAGCCCTTTTCTATGAGGACATGTTCGAGATACCTGTCCACCCACGGATGTACGGTGAGGGCGTTGCCCCCGGATTTCGTTTCGCTGACCATGATCACGACACAATCATTGCAAGTTGCTGCAATACAGAATCTAATCAACACCGAACATCCCGGAAGATCACCTCGGGGCAATTGCGGGAGCCATGCCTACACCCGATAGCTATCAAGGGGCGGCACAAAGAGCAATGGTTCACATTGACAGGGTGTCACCACCCAATTATGAAAGACACTTCTTAGTTCAGACCGCAAGGAGAATGCACCACATGTCAGATTTCCCCCTCGCCGATCGGCTTTCGACCCTGCCCCCGTATCTTTTCGCTGCCATCGACAAGGCCAAGGCCCAGGTGGCCGCCAAGGGCATGGATATCATCAGCCTGGGCATCGGCGACCCCGACCTGCCAACCCCTGATTTCATCATTGAGGCGCTATGTCGGAGCGCCAGAAATCCCAGAAATCACCAATATCCATCCTATGTGGGCATGAATACCTACCGCCAGGCCGTTGCCGACTGGTACAAACAGCGCTTTGACGTGGATCTGGACCCGGACACCGAGGTGGTCAGCCTCATCGGCTCCAAAGAGGGCATAGCCCACTTCCCGCTGGCCTTCATCAATCCCGGGGATCTGGCCCTGGTGGCCACGCCCAACTATCCGGTCTACGGCATCGCCACCAACTTTGCCGGCGGAGAGGTGGAGTATCTGCCCCTGCTTGAGGAAAACGACTTCCTCGTCGATCTCGACGCCGTGAGCGATGCGACCTGGGCCAAGGCCAAGATGATATTCGTTTGCTACCCCAACAACCCGACCGCGGCCACTGCCACCCGGACATTCTACGAGCGGCTCATACAGAAGGCCAAAGAGTTCGACGTGATTGTCGTCTCCGATGCGGCATACACCGAAATTTATTACAATCCTGAAGACAAGCCCCTGTCCATCCTTGAGTGCAAGGATGCCAAGGACGTGTGCATCGAGTTCCACTCCCTCTCTAAAACGTATAACATGACCGGGTGGCGCATCGGCATGGCCGTGGGCAACCCCAGCCTCGTGGCGGGCCTTGGCAAGATCAAGGAGAACTGCGATTCCGGTATCTTCCAGGCCGTTCAAGAGGCTGGTATCGCCGCCCTCAGGGACGGGGAGCCTTTTGCCGAGCAGTTTCGAGCCATCTACAAGGAACGGCGTGACGTGGTCAGCGCTGCATTGACCAAGGCAGGCATCAAACACCGTCTTCCCGATGCCTCCTTCTACATGTGGTGCAACACTCCTGACGGCTTCAAGTCTTCGGAATTCGTAACCAATGTTCTCATGCAGACTGGCGTGGTCCTGACTCCGGGCAATGGTTTCGGCACCCCGGGCGAAGGATATTTCCGCATCTCATTGACCGTAACCAACGAAAAACTCGAGGAGGCGGTATCCAGAATATCGAAACTGTAATCTGCTACGTCAGCCTTGGTTCCAACGAGGGCAACCCCGAGGAAAATCTTAACGAGGCTCTGGCGCGGCTTGAGACTTATGGCGACGAGATTTCGCTCAAGGCCATGTCTGGCGTCTACCTGACCGAGCCGCAAGGCCCGGTCAAGGATCAACCTTGGTTTGCCAACCAGGTGATCAAACTTGAGATCGACGCGGAAATATGGGCTGCGGCAGGCTTCCTGTCCACCTGTACGGCCATCGAAGCGCAGCTTGGCCGAACCCGGCAGATTCCCGGCGGCCCGAGGTCCCTTGACATGGACATCATCGCCTGGGGCGATACGGTCATGAGCACGGATTTTCTGACCCTGCCGCATCCAAAGGCCCGGAAGAGGGCATTTGTACTCGTCCCCCTCAAAGAAATTGCGCCAGACTACGTCTTCCCGGACGGGACCACCGTGGATGAAGCCCTTTCCGCCATCAGCTATCGGCAGGAAGGGTTCAAAATATGGCAGACCCCTGAGTAAGCCGCGGAGCGTCAGCATGTGGAAATTTATCATTATAGGCGTTGCCCTGTTTCTTATCTACAAGCTCTTCACTGGCGACAAGAAGAAGCAGGAGATGGAAAACAAGGAATCCATCAAGCAGAAGGTCGCGGCAGGAGAGATGGTCAAGGACCCTGTCTGCGGCACCTATGTAGATAAAGACGGCGACATACGCGTCAGGGAAGGGGAGAAGGTACGGGTGTTCTGCTCCTACGAGTGCCGCGACCGCTATCTCAAACAGATCAACGCCATCACCGTGGAACCACAGACGCCCGAGGACGAAAAGTGATCAGCCGTTTATCAGACGGCAACCCATAAATAACAACATCCGCCGCAAAAGGGTGGAATCCCCAACAGTATAGGCAGTCACAAGGGGGCCGACGCAGTTAGCGTCGGCCCCCTTTTTTACGTACCAACTAGCCAAAACCAGTATCGCTATATGCGGTCTGAACGAACCAAAACCATACGGACAAAGAAGACATCGGCCAGCAACTCCGGAACTGGGCCTGCAGCCCAACCAAACATGACATGAAATATGGGCTTGGCGAAATGTAGCCGCAAACGGCCTCCAAACGATCCAAGACGGCCAGACGAGGCCTCACCATCCAAATCAGGTGAAAAATCCCTTGGATTGGATTTTTAGGCAACACATCTCTCTGGAGATCTGTGGGAACCATAAGAAGAGTGACACAAATCAACACCGCCAGAGTTAAAGTCACTAAAAACCGATCTGTTTCAGCCACATACAGCATTGTCTCATAATGTAAATTATGTAAACTTTTAAAAAAGGCTGGTGAATCGACACGGCAAATACCCTACCGCCAGTCGTTGCCGAGGTTTGAGCTTGTGTGATTCCTGTTGCGCAAACAATGCACTTTCCTTCAATCTATCATGGTCCGGCAAGACAGATGAGAATGCGGCCCATGAGTGGAATCCCTTTCGCAATCGTCGCCACAGGGACCGACCATTCCTACGGGCGTTCACACGGGCCCATTGAGAGTTTTTTCAGTCCCTGCTAAGGGGATTCATTCCAAAACCATCAAAAAGCCGCCCTGCGGCATGTGAGAGCCATGAAACGATTTGCGATCATTGTTGCGGTCTTCGTCTTTAGTCTTCAGGGGATGATGACACCCTGTTTTGGACAGTCCTCCGCTTCCGGCTCTTTTGAAGGCTGGCTTGAACGCTATGGGGCCTGGGACCGGCTTGAACGCGAGTACGCCACGGAATCCGACGACTCGCCGGAGGTGATTCTCAAACGGGCCGAGGTTTACCTGAACCTCAACACCCCGTCCAAGACCCTGGAGATCATCGAAATGACGCCAGCCTTTGCCAGCAACGCAACAGAGTCCGACCGGCTCTGGCTGGGCGGTCGGGCGCACCGGGCCATGGGCGATCTGACAAAGGCCGTGCTCTGGTTCAGCCAGTCCGCCGCCATCGCTCCCGACAAGGGAGCGTCCACCCGTCGCTTCAAGACGGAACCAGGACTGGAGAGCGTCTGGATGGATGTCTGGCTCAAGCGATTCTGGACTTATCGGGCCAACTTCACCCTCGCCAGAGATGCCCAGCGTGATACCCTGCGCCGGATTCAGGAAATAGGCAGCGAGGTCTGGGGCGGCAGCTACTGGACATCTGCAGCCGCAGCCCTGAGCGCCAGCGATCAGCCCGGGCTTTCCGCCCCTGACACCGGAGCGGACACACCTAACGCGCAACCCGTGGTCAGCACTGCGGATACCGACGCCGTTGCCACGGCCCTTGCCCTGGCATCATTGGAAAAATTCGACGATGCCCGGGTCGCTGTGGCGACAGTGTCGCGCGACGAGGTCCGGGCCTTTTGGCGCATGCTCATCGATTTTCTCGAATCGGGCGATCTTCCGTCCGACATAGCTTTGTTCGATGAGAGCAACTCCCTCAAGGCCCGCGCCTTCTGGGAAGGCAATATGCTCGCCCATTTCTCGGTTTCCCGCTCCGGCTGGCTGCTGGGCAACCCCGAGTCCGGGCCGTGGACCTCTTTTCGCAACAACATCCTGTCCATGCCCTTGCCTGAAGCCAATCAGGCCATCGAAAACGAGCTTGGATCCCTGCTCATCTCCGAGCAGACAGCCACCTTGCTCTCCAGCTTCAAGTTCGCCTTGGCGCTGGCAAGCGGCGATTTCCTTTCTTCCGCAACCTCCTGGAACAAAACGAATAAGCAAAGGCTCCCCCTGGCCTTACAGCTGGCAGGGGCCTTGCGCTTCAAGGAAAGCTTGAACAATCTCCTGCCCGACAATCAGGCCGAGGCCCTCAACCTGCACCCCATCCTCTCGGCCCTGTGCAGCGCTGGCGGGTACGATATCGCCAGCGACGAGGCCCCCTTCTGGGTTTCTGCGCCCAAGGACAGGATCAAGACCTTGTCGCAGCGCTGGCCCATGGACAAGTTGCTGCTCCTGGCGAGCTGGCAGCAGGAATTCACGCGCTCCCCTTCCGCCGAATTGGCCAGACGCTCGGCCTACCTCTTTGACGATACCGCCTTTGGCATCGAGAGCACCCTATATCTGGCCGATCAGTCTGTACGGGCCAACCAGCTCCAACTGGGGGCGTTCTACCTGAACACCCTGAAGCCGGCCGCCCTGCCCCCGATCCAGCGGATGCAGTGGTACGATGTCCGGCTGCGGCTGGAACTCGAATCCGGCCGCGAAGATGCGGCCCTTGAAACCTTCCGCCAGATGAGCGCCTCTGGCGGCCCGGTGCCGGTCATGACCCGGCTGCGCATGGCCCTGCTCTATCAGCAGAAACGCGACTTCGAGACCGCCCGCGAGCATCTGCTCAAGCTGTGGGATACTCCCGGCCTGACCACCACCCTTCAGGCCGAGACCCTGTTTTGGCTCGGCGAAGGCGAACAGGCCATGCGCAACACCGAAAAGGCGCTGGACTATTACCTGCGTCTCGCCTGGCAGTATCCCCAGGAAAACATCTGGGCGCTGACGGCCATGTACCGGGCCTCGCTCATCTACGAGCGACAGGGCAACTACGACACGGCCAAGCGGCTGCTGACCACGGTGGTCAGCCGAGCCGACCGCAAGGAACAGCGCGAGGCAGCCAAGGCCCGCATCGACGCCATAGACAAGAAAATGGGCCAGACCAAGACCACGGACACGCTGGTCTACCCCTTCTAGCCCGCCCTCCCCTCCATCCACGCAAGAAGGCCCGCCCGGCGAATTGCCGGGCTGGCCTTGATCTTTGCGGGTCGGGACAACCGGCAGCCATGAATGGCGAACAGTCTTGCGTCGATGCCTTTGCGCGCTATGGTTGATGTCCCGTTCATTGAAGAACTCTGCGCTGCGTCACTGGCCGCCCCAAAAGAGGAAGGGTTGCAGCTTGTTGGCTGCAACCCTTTTGAGTTCGTGGTGCCGAGGGGGGGATTCGAACCCCCACGGAATTTCTTCCACTGCCCCCTCAAGACAGCGTGTCTACCAATTCCACCACCTCGGCTTTATGCTTTGAGCTATTCGCTCTTGGCTTCGTCGCCGGTGTCCATGAATTTCACGGACGGCTTCTGCTGGTCGGCCGGAACAATCGGCTGGACCACTCCCTCGCCCCGGAGCATGATGGAGTCGCGATCGGACACCTTATTGCCGGTGAGGACGTTGTAGGTCATAGAGGTGATCAGGAAAACCGTGGCCAAGCCTGCCGTGACCTTGACGAGAACACCCCCTGCGCCGCTGCTGCCGAACATGGTGCTGCTGCCGCCGCCGAAGATGACGCCCATCCCCTCGTGACCGGACTGAAGCATTACTGCGCCGATCAGAAAGATGCAAGCTAAAACATGTATGACAATGACTAAAGTTTCCACAATCTTACCTTTGTATCACTCGTTGCGAGGCAGCCGCCTCATCAGGCCAGAACGATCTGCGAAAAGCTTTCACCCTGCAAGCTCGCGCCTCCTACCAAGACACCGTCGACATTGTCAAGCGCAATAATTTCCGCGCAGTTGGAAGGTTTGACGCTGCCACCATACAATATTCTGATTTCATTAGCATTATCTCCAAACATAGCCACCATGGTTTTTCGGACAAAGGCATGGGCCTCCAGGATTTCCCGGGGGCCTGCCACCTCGCCGGTGCCGATGGCCCAAACAGGCTCATAGGCCACGCACAGCCGTTCGGGGTCTATGTCGTTCGGCACGTCCGCAAGGCCAAGGCGAAGCTGGCGCTCAAGCACCTCCTCCACCCGCCCGGCCCGACGCTCCTCAATGAGTTCGCCTATGCACAAAATGACGCTCAGGCCCGAGGCAAGGCCGAATGCAGTCTTTTTGCCGACCAGTTCATCTCCCTCGCCGATGACGTGGCGACGCTCGGAATGCCCTGTCAGACCAAAGTGTGCCCCCTGGTCGAGCAGCATGCCCGGCGCGATCTCGCCGGTAAAAGCGCCCTCTTCCCGAAAGTAGAAATCCTGGCCGCCGACAAAGAACCCGGGAACCCCGGAAAAGACCTCGGACACGACCCCAAGGCTCGTGAAAGGCGGGCAGACAAGCACCTCGCGATCCTCGGGCAGCGAAGAAGCGGCAAGTTTCAGCAACTCCTCGGCAGTTGCCTTGGCCTCCTCGCGGGTCTTATACATCTTCCAATTGGCAGCCATCAATTTCTTCATTTCTTCATGCACTCCTTCAAGGCTTGGATCGCGGGAAGATCCTTGCCTTCCAAAAACTGGAGGAAGGAGCCGCCGCCTGTGGATATGAAGCTGAATTTGCCGGGAACTCCCTGCATGTGGACCACGGCGTCGGTGTCGCCGCCGCCCACGATGGTCAGGGCGTCGTCAAGATCGGCGATGGCGCGACAGACGGCCATGGAACCCTCGGCAAAGGCAGGTGTCTCGAAGAGGCCCATGGGACCGTTCCAGACCACGGTTCGCGCCTTGGCGAGAACCTTCTTGAAGTTATTGATCGTTTCCGGCCCGATGTCCAGCACCAGGGAATGATCGGGGATGGCCGTGGCTGGACAGACGCCCTCGGCCTCGGTGGCGGTGTGTGTGGCCGCGTATTTGAAATCCACGGGCAAGTGCAGAGTGGTCCCAAGGTTCCTGGCCCGCTCCATGATGGAGAGAGCGTCGGGCACGAGATCCGGCTCCACCAGGGACTTGCCTACCCCATGGCCCTTGGCCAGCAAAAAGGTGTTGGCCATGGCCCCGCCGACGATGATGTCGTCCACCTTGCCCAGGAGATTGTTGAGAATGCCGAGCTTGGTGGAAATTTTCGCCCCGCCGGAAACACAGACATAGGGGCGGTTCGGGTTGATCAGCACGTTGTCGAGATATTCGAGTTCCCGCTTGATCAGAAAACCCGCGCAGCAGATGGGCGAATACTTTGGCACATCCACCACCGAGGCGTTGGCGCGATGGGCCACGCCAAAGGCGTCGTTGACATAAACATCGGCCATGGCGGCGAGTTGCTTGCCGAAATCGCCCCGCTCCTCTTCGGTCTTGCCTATCTCCTCGGGATAGAAGCGGAGGTTTTCGAGCATCATGACCTGTCCGGGCAGGAGGGCCGCGGCCATGGCCCGGGTCTCCTCGCCAACGCAATCGGGCGCCAGCTCCACAGGAACTCCCAGCAGTTCGGCGGTTCGACGGGCCACCGGCGCAAGCGAAAGCTCGGGCACGACCTTGCCCTTGGGTTTGCCCAAGTGGGCGCACAGGATGATGGCCGCCCCCTGCTCCAGAGCGTATTGCAGCGTGGGCATTGCCGCGACCATGCGGATGTCATCGGTAATGACTCCGTCATCCAGGGGAACATTGAAATCAACCCGATACAACAGCTTCCTGCCAGCGATGTCAATCTGGTCAATAAACTTCATTTCATTACCTTTACTGATTTTTTTGGTCATAATCCCGCCTTATTTCATGCCTGAACAACAGGGCGTCGTCCCCGGTGTCGGGATAATAGCGTTTCCTGACCCCTATCTGTTCATAACCGAACTTCAGATATAAATCGATAGCCGCAACATTGGACGCCTTGACATCCAAAAAGCTTTTGGCGACCCCCTTCTTGGCGCAGACTTCAAGAGCCCTGGCCAACAGGGCAGCACCGATGCCG
This genomic window contains:
- a CDS encoding transcriptional regulator, whose translation is MWKFIIIGVALFLIYKLFTGDKKKQEMENKESIKQKVAAGEMVKDPVCGTYVDKDGDIRVREGEKVRVFCSYECRDRYLKQINAITVEPQTPEDEK
- the xerD gene encoding site-specific tyrosine recombinase XerD, yielding MVSETKSGGNALTVHPWVDRYLEHVLIEKGLSENSLSGYSADLASLLGFLKDKSFRLEDLTERTLFLYLTHLRARGLQSRSLARHLSSLRGFFAFALDQRWYREDPGHLLENPKLPKKLPEFLSREEVSRIIALPDTLTPLGMRDRAMLELLYAAGLRVSELIGMRVLDYDAQTGLLRVFGKGAKERLVPIHYTAQEVLGRYLSATRPSFRPTSDFMFLNRSGKGLTRQGVWKLIKAYSAKAGIRRSISPHTFRHSFATHLLEGGADLRTVQLLLGHSDITATEIYTHIQAGRLKSIHQQFHPRSSM
- a CDS encoding tetratricopeptide repeat protein; protein product: MKRFAIIVAVFVFSLQGMMTPCFGQSSASGSFEGWLERYGAWDRLEREYATESDDSPEVILKRAEVYLNLNTPSKTLEIIEMTPAFASNATESDRLWLGGRAHRAMGDLTKAVLWFSQSAAIAPDKGASTRRFKTEPGLESVWMDVWLKRFWTYRANFTLARDAQRDTLRRIQEIGSEVWGGSYWTSAAAALSASDQPGLSAPDTGADTPNAQPVVSTADTDAVATALALASLEKFDDARVAVATVSRDEVRAFWRMLIDFLESGDLPSDIALFDESNSLKARAFWEGNMLAHFSVSRSGWLLGNPESGPWTSFRNNILSMPLPEANQAIENELGSLLISEQTATLLSSFKFALALASGDFLSSATSWNKTNKQRLPLALQLAGALRFKESLNNLLPDNQAEALNLHPILSALCSAGGYDIASDEAPFWVSAPKDRIKTLSQRWPMDKLLLLASWQQEFTRSPSAELARRSAYLFDDTAFGIESTLYLADQSVRANQLQLGAFYLNTLKPAALPPIQRMQWYDVRLRLELESGREDAALETFRQMSASGGPVPVMTRLRMALLYQQKRDFETAREHLLKLWDTPGLTTTLQAETLFWLGEGEQAMRNTEKALDYYLRLAWQYPQENIWALTAMYRASLIYERQGNYDTAKRLLTTVVSRADRKEQREAAKARIDAIDKKMGQTKTTDTLVYPF
- the folK gene encoding 2-amino-4-hydroxy-6-hydroxymethyldihydropteridine diphosphokinase produces the protein MCYVSLGSNEGNPEENLNEALARLETYGDEISLKAMSGVYLTEPQGPVKDQPWFANQVIKLEIDAEIWAAAGFLSTCTAIEAQLGRTRQIPGGPRSLDMDIIAWGDTVMSTDFLTLPHPKARKRAFVLVPLKEIAPDYVFPDGTTVDEALSAISYRQEGFKIWQTPE
- the tpiA gene encoding triose-phosphate isomerase, which produces MKKLMAANWKMYKTREEAKATAEELLKLAASSLPEDREVLVCPPFTSLGVVSEVFSGVPGFFVGGQDFYFREEGAFTGEIAPGMLLDQGAHFGLTGHSERRHVIGEGDELVGKKTAFGLASGLSVILCIGELIEERRAGRVEEVLERQLRLGLADVPNDIDPERLCVAYEPVWAIGTGEVAGPREILEAHAFVRKTMVAMFGDNANEIRILYGGSVKPSNCAEIIALDNVDGVLVGGASLQGESFSQIVLA
- a CDS encoding LL-diaminopimelate aminotransferase, encoding MSDFPLADRLSTLPPYLFAAIDKAKAQVAAKGMDIISLGIGDPDLPTPDFIIEALCRSARNPRNHQYPSYVGMNTYRQAVADWYKQRFDVDLDPDTEVVSLIGSKEGIAHFPLAFINPGDLALVATPNYPVYGIATNFAGGEVEYLPLLEENDFLVDLDAVSDATWAKAKMIFVCYPNNPTAATATRTFYERLIQKAKEFDVIVVSDAAYTEIYYNPEDKPLSILECKDAKDVCIEFHSLSKTYNMTGWRIGMAVGNPSLVAGLGKIKENCDSGIFQAVQEAGIAALRDGEPFAEQFRAIYKERRDVVSAALTKAGIKHRLPDASFYMWCNTPDGFKSSEFVTNVLMQTGVVLTPGNGFGTPGEGYFRISLTVTNEKLEEAVSRISKL
- a CDS encoding CBS domain-containing protein, with protein sequence MNAKDKIRAKTVITAHANADFDALAAMVAASKLYPGAVLIFPGSQEKSLRNFFIQSTTYLFNFKAFKDIDPDAVELLVVVDTRQRSRIPQVRPLLDRPGLRIHLYDHHPDTDDDLAAELSVVRDWGSTTAIIVDEMRRRSVVLTGEEATLLGLGIYEDTGSFGFNTTTPHDFEAAGWLKGQGMDIEVITDLLSSELSAEQVTHLGELLQNATTHDIHGVDVVITELSTDRFVPDFALLVHKLIDMENLKVVFALGRMGDRIHVVARSKHPDVSVGQICTSFGGGGHAAAASATVKDKTLAEVRDDLFALLYSQINPQIVVESLMSRPPVVIEDDKAIADAVELMTRYGLKDVPVVDAAMRCVGIVSHHTVDKALSHGLGRLGLSEYMSRKFETVPAGADLYRVMEIILGRRQRMLPVLEGETLIGVITRTDLMNMLIDEPARIPDSLLPERRRERNIGPMVGNRLPKKMLALLKTAGELGRDMGWEIYAVGGFVRDILLGRPNSDLDLVVEGDAIAYARRMADLLGGRIKAHVKFKTAVVILADGQRVDVATARLEYYEYPAAMPTVELSSIKMDLYRRDFTINALALRINPGRFGQLVDFFGAEQDMKNKVIRVLHSLSFVEDPTRILRAIRFERRFDFQIGGQTLRLIKNALSLDLFSKLSGTRILHELQLIMVEENPLACLNRMQELGILEAIHPLLKLSGERMQVLMELVKVNNWYKLLYQKPEAEPWKLHLLGLTMGIKRDQIGQITSRLRLTAREERDFILLRDQIGEALMKLMSWREDRSRLSRLCAILRPIPLEGVLFLMARSKKEHIRRNISQYLNRLRDITSDVTGDDLKTLGIRPGPAYTTILARVLDAKIDGRATSREDQLRLVERLWRTMQRRGGAQCEGT
- a CDS encoding TIGR00725 family protein, with the protein product MSMRQVSVVGSGRCGQDRECRELYAAAVELGGLLAGAGYVVVCGGLAGVMEGVCRGAREAGGRTIGILPSDDRSTANPWVEIPIVTGIGQMRNMLVIANGDVVVALGGGFGTLSEVALARKAGKPVVAIGAMAEVEGVLRAGDPAHAVAVVRSLFEGK
- the secG gene encoding preprotein translocase subunit SecG; translated protein: METLVIVIHVLACIFLIGAVMLQSGHEGMGVIFGGGSSTMFGSSGAGGVLVKVTAGLATVFLITSMTYNVLTGNKVSDRDSIMLRGEGVVQPIVPADQQKPSVKFMDTGDEAKSE